The Siniperca chuatsi isolate FFG_IHB_CAS linkage group LG9, ASM2008510v1, whole genome shotgun sequence genome includes a region encoding these proteins:
- the sybu gene encoding syntabulin isoform X5, with amino-acid sequence MVLFDGKRCYSGSEADFSSSSSTGSLKTRGSLTFSSAGKKAPSRSTHIRPLPVFKPAGSPTANRDAELYAPYRTPPRAASSTTNSSSCNSSPTSRRATLGRYHSCGDNHGVRPPNPEQYLTPLQQKEVAIRHLKTKLMESENRVHDRETEIEELKAQLSRMREDWIEEECHRVEAQLSLKEARKEIKQLRQVVETMKSSLMEKDKGIQKYFIDINIQNRKLESLLQSMELAQSGANLQDENTLDFICDSPDSGGKKMVGEEEGGMELGDQGAEAMADSGLLVNDEMANRADILEQVLMSTAVDFIQDAGGKLRAEAESGPGVSALSEEGQLIDESTASPPVLPNAVSTTVTISSSTPSQQNIEDKGIQTDVMPMSPDLQALLLQLLKFHGATAGDTALSASSSFLGFPNLPTSNSTTANLPDLTPSPPSMPSPAPPESPDTSTDSGMCCSEHAESRRFMEELDFGVSGEETYLSPGLDVVGKHYWSNSFLVDLVAVAAPVLPTVAWLYSRHGVDGSAPVYNIAALIRGCCIMGLHSLRHVAHRPDA; translated from the exons GTAGTGAGGCAGACTTCAGTTCTTCCAGCAGCACAGGCAGTCTAAAGACCAGGGGGAGCCTTACTTTCAGTTCAGCTGGAAAGAAAGCTCCGTCACGCAG CACCCACATCAGACCGCTCCCAGTGTTCAAACCAGCTGGGAGCCCTACAGCCAACCGCGATGCAGAGCTCTACGCTCCCTACAGGACTCCTCCCAGAGCTGCCTCCTCAaccaccaacagcagcagctgcaactCCAGCCCCACCTCCAG AAGAGCAACCCTGGGCCGCTACCACTCCTGTGGAGACAACCATGGCGTCAGACCCCCGAACCCCGAGCAGTATCTCACCCCTCTACAGCAGAAGGAAGTGGCGATCAGACACCTGAAGACCAAACTGATGGAGTCTGAGAATAGAGTCCATGACAG agagacagagattgaGGAGCTTAAGGCCCAGCTCAGCAGAATGAGGGAAGACTGGATTGAAGAAGAGTGTCACCGGGTGGAGGCTCAGCTGTCCCTCAAAGAGGCTCGCAAAGAGATCAAACAGCTGCGTCAGGTGGTGGAAACAATGAAGAGCAGCCTGATGGAGAAGGATAAGGGAATACAGAAGTACTTCATCGACATAAACATCCAAAACAGGAAGTTGGAGTCCCTGCTGCAAAGCATGGAGCTTGCCCAGAGTGGTGCCAACCTCCAAGACGAAAACACCTTGGACTTCATCTGTGACAGCCCTGATAGTGGTGGGAAGAAGATGGTGGGGGAGGAAGAGGGTGGGATGGAGCTGGGAGACCAAGGGGCGGAGGCGATGGCGGACAGCGGGCTGCTGGTAAATGATGAGATGGCCAACAGAGCGGACATTTTGGAGCAGGTCTTGATGTCCACTGCGGTGGACTTCATTCAGGACGCTGGCGGTAAATTAAGGGCAGAGGCCGAGTCTGGGCCTGGGGTGTCGGCGCTGTCAGAAGAGGGACAGTTGATTGATGAATCTACTGCATCCCCACCAGTTCTACCAAATGCagtttccaccactgtcacCATCTCCTCAAGCACACCTTCCCAGCAGAACATAGAAGATAAAGGAATCCAGACCGACGTAATGCCCATGTCTCCAGACCTGCAGGctctgctcctccagctgctAAAGTTCCACGGGGCAACAGCAGGGGACACAGCTCTGTCAGCCTCCAGCAGCTTTCTGGGCTTCCCAAACCTGCCCACCTCCAATTCTACCACAGCCAATCTCCCCGACTTGACACCTTCCCCACCCAGCATGCCCAGTCCTGCTCCCCCAGAGAGCCCCGACACCTCCACCGATTCCGGCATGTGCTGCTCGGAACATGCAGAGAGCCGAAGGTTCATGGAGGAGCTGGACTTTGGTGTCAGTGGGGAGGAAACTTATCTGTCACCGGGACTGGATGTGGTCGGCAAGCATTACTGGAGCAACAGCTTCCTGGTGGATCTGGTCGCAGTGGCAGCCCCAGTGCTACCCACGGTGGCCTGGCTGTACTCGCGGCACGGTGTGGACGGAAGCGCTCCGGTGTACAACATTGCTGCTCTTATCAGGGGCTGTTGCATCATGGGATTGCACTCTCTTCGTCACGTCGCTCACAGGCCAGATGCATAA
- the sybu gene encoding syntabulin isoform X4 gives MVLFDGKRCYSGSEADFSSSSSTGSLKTRGSLTFSSAGKKAPSRSRSTHIRPLPVFKPAGSPTANRDAELYAPYRTPPRAASSTTNSSSCNSSPTSRRATLGRYHSCGDNHGVRPPNPEQYLTPLQQKEVAIRHLKTKLMESENRVHDRETEIEELKAQLSRMREDWIEEECHRVEAQLSLKEARKEIKQLRQVVETMKSSLMEKDKGIQKYFIDINIQNRKLESLLQSMELAQSGANLQDENTLDFICDSPDSGGKKMVGEEEGGMELGDQGAEAMADSGLLVNDEMANRADILEQVLMSTAVDFIQDAGGKLRAEAESGPGVSALSEEGQLIDESTASPPVLPNAVSTTVTISSSTPSQQNIEDKGIQTDVMPMSPDLQALLLQLLKFHGATAGDTALSASSSFLGFPNLPTSNSTTANLPDLTPSPPSMPSPAPPESPDTSTDSGMCCSEHAESRRFMEELDFGVSGEETYLSPGLDVVGKHYWSNSFLVDLVAVAAPVLPTVAWLYSRHGVDGSAPVYNIAALIRGCCIMGLHSLRHVAHRPDA, from the exons GTAGTGAGGCAGACTTCAGTTCTTCCAGCAGCACAGGCAGTCTAAAGACCAGGGGGAGCCTTACTTTCAGTTCAGCTGGAAAGAAAGCTCCGTCACGCAG TCGCAGCACCCACATCAGACCGCTCCCAGTGTTCAAACCAGCTGGGAGCCCTACAGCCAACCGCGATGCAGAGCTCTACGCTCCCTACAGGACTCCTCCCAGAGCTGCCTCCTCAaccaccaacagcagcagctgcaactCCAGCCCCACCTCCAG AAGAGCAACCCTGGGCCGCTACCACTCCTGTGGAGACAACCATGGCGTCAGACCCCCGAACCCCGAGCAGTATCTCACCCCTCTACAGCAGAAGGAAGTGGCGATCAGACACCTGAAGACCAAACTGATGGAGTCTGAGAATAGAGTCCATGACAG agagacagagattgaGGAGCTTAAGGCCCAGCTCAGCAGAATGAGGGAAGACTGGATTGAAGAAGAGTGTCACCGGGTGGAGGCTCAGCTGTCCCTCAAAGAGGCTCGCAAAGAGATCAAACAGCTGCGTCAGGTGGTGGAAACAATGAAGAGCAGCCTGATGGAGAAGGATAAGGGAATACAGAAGTACTTCATCGACATAAACATCCAAAACAGGAAGTTGGAGTCCCTGCTGCAAAGCATGGAGCTTGCCCAGAGTGGTGCCAACCTCCAAGACGAAAACACCTTGGACTTCATCTGTGACAGCCCTGATAGTGGTGGGAAGAAGATGGTGGGGGAGGAAGAGGGTGGGATGGAGCTGGGAGACCAAGGGGCGGAGGCGATGGCGGACAGCGGGCTGCTGGTAAATGATGAGATGGCCAACAGAGCGGACATTTTGGAGCAGGTCTTGATGTCCACTGCGGTGGACTTCATTCAGGACGCTGGCGGTAAATTAAGGGCAGAGGCCGAGTCTGGGCCTGGGGTGTCGGCGCTGTCAGAAGAGGGACAGTTGATTGATGAATCTACTGCATCCCCACCAGTTCTACCAAATGCagtttccaccactgtcacCATCTCCTCAAGCACACCTTCCCAGCAGAACATAGAAGATAAAGGAATCCAGACCGACGTAATGCCCATGTCTCCAGACCTGCAGGctctgctcctccagctgctAAAGTTCCACGGGGCAACAGCAGGGGACACAGCTCTGTCAGCCTCCAGCAGCTTTCTGGGCTTCCCAAACCTGCCCACCTCCAATTCTACCACAGCCAATCTCCCCGACTTGACACCTTCCCCACCCAGCATGCCCAGTCCTGCTCCCCCAGAGAGCCCCGACACCTCCACCGATTCCGGCATGTGCTGCTCGGAACATGCAGAGAGCCGAAGGTTCATGGAGGAGCTGGACTTTGGTGTCAGTGGGGAGGAAACTTATCTGTCACCGGGACTGGATGTGGTCGGCAAGCATTACTGGAGCAACAGCTTCCTGGTGGATCTGGTCGCAGTGGCAGCCCCAGTGCTACCCACGGTGGCCTGGCTGTACTCGCGGCACGGTGTGGACGGAAGCGCTCCGGTGTACAACATTGCTGCTCTTATCAGGGGCTGTTGCATCATGGGATTGCACTCTCTTCGTCACGTCGCTCACAGGCCAGATGCATAA
- the ebag9 gene encoding receptor-binding cancer antigen expressed on SiSo cells, with amino-acid sequence MAITQFRLFKICTFLASLLSFFKRLICRSGRGRKLSGDQITLPTTVDFSSSVPKQPEIEEWSSWDEEAPTSIKIEGGNGNLSPTPSELDEEPDYFKDMAPTIRKTQKILLKKREPLNYPVPDGSAGFSSRLAASQDMMTFSPPSAELGEMDNWQGDANAWEDESDAAWEAEEVLRQQKMAEREKRSMEQQRKKMEKEVQRMMKKEQKIAVKLS; translated from the exons ATGGCCATCACTCAGTTCCGCCTTTTCAAGATCTGCACATTTCTAGCCagcttgctttctttctttaaaaggTTGATATGCAG GAGTGGAAGGGGCCGCAAGCTCAGTGGTGATCAAATAACTCTCCCGACAACAGTGGATTTTTCATCATCGGTTCCAAAACAG CCAGAGATTGAAGAATGGAGCTCTTGGGATGAAGAGGCACCTACGAGTATTAAGATTGAAGGTGGCAACGGAAACCTTTCCCCTACACCCAGTGAGTTAGACGAAGAGCCCGACTACTTCAAAGACATGGCCCCCACCATCAGGAAAACACAGAAG aTATTGCTGAAGAAAAGGGAGCCTTTGAACTACCCGGTGCCTGACGGCTCAGCAGGTTTCTCCAGCAGACTGGCAGCCTCTCAGGATATGATGACCTTCAGTCCACCCTCA GCTGAACTGGGAGAAATGGACAACTGGCAGGGGGATGCTAATGCCTGGGAGGATGAGTCTGATGCTGCCTGGGAGGCAGAGGAGGTGCTCAG ACAACAGAAGATGGCTGAGCGAGAAAAGCGCTCCATGGAGCAGCAAAGGaagaagatggagaaagaggttcagaggatgatgaagaaggAGCAGAAGATTGCCGTCAAGCTCTCGTAA